Proteins encoded within one genomic window of Fragaria vesca subsp. vesca linkage group LG1, FraVesHawaii_1.0, whole genome shotgun sequence:
- the LOC101292929 gene encoding probable beta-1,3-galactosyltransferase 2-like, with product MSWKSRGDSSSSRNVISQKWTLLLCLSCFCAGMLFTNRMWSVPESKGITRRTTLEEEKLKLVSEGCHPKALHQKEVKRETKDIIGEVFKTHNAIQTLDKTISNLEMELAAARATQESIRSGAPSSGDSKTDSSGKRRYLMVVGINTAFSSRKRRDSVRATWMPQGEKRKRLEEEKGIIIRFVIGHSATSGGILDRAVEAEDRKHGDLLRLDHVEGYLELSAKTKIYFATAVATWDADFYVKVDDDVHVNIATLGETLVRHRKKSRLYIGCMKSGPVLAQKGVRYHEPEYWKFGEPGNKYFRHATGQLYAISKDLATYISINQHVLHKYANEDVSLGAWFIGLDVEHIDDRRLCCGTPPDCEWKAQAGNVCVASFDWSCSGICRSAERIKEVHRRCGEGENALWSASF from the exons ATGTCTTGGAAAAGCAGAGGAGACTCTTCTTCTTCTAGAAATGTAATTTCACAGAAATGGACTCTCTTGCTTTGTTTAAGCTGCTTCTGTGCTGGAATGCTCTTCACCAATAG GATGTGGAGTGTTCCTGAAAGTAAAGGTATAACACGGAGAACAACATTGGAAGAGGAGAAGTTAAAATTAGTATCAGAGGGTTGCCATCCAAAAGCT TTGCATCAGAAGGAAGTAAAGCGAGAAACTAAGGACATTATTGGAGAAGTTTTTAAGACTCATAATGCTATACA GACACTAGATAAGACTATTTCAAATTTAGAGATGGAATTAGCTGCTGCAAGGGCAACACAAGAGTCTATACGTAGTGGCGCCCCTTCATCAGGTGACTCGAAGACTGACTCATCTGGGAAGAGGAGGTATTTAATGGTTGTTGGAATCAATACTGCTTTTAGCAGCCGGAAAAGAAGAGATTCAGTTCGTGCTACTTGGATGCCTCAAG GTGAGAAAAGAAAGAGGCTGGAGGAAGAGAAGGGTATCATCATTCGTTTTGTCATTGGTCATAG TGCCACATCAGGAGGCATTCTAGACAGAGCAGTTGAAGCCGAGGACAGAAAGCACGGAGATCTCCTGAGGCTG GACCACGTTGAAGGATATCTGGAATTGTCTGCCAAGACAAAAATATATTTTGCTACTGCTGTTGCTACGTGGGATGCTGATTTTTATGTCAAAGTCGACGATGATGTCCACGTAAATATTG CAACACTAGGAGAAACACTAGTTCGACACCGAAAGAAATCGCGTTTATACATTGGATGCATGAAATCTGGTCCTGTTCTGGCACAAAA GGGAGTGAGATACCATGAACCTGAATATTGGAAATTTGGTGAACCTGGAAACAAGTATTTCCGTCATGCTACAGGACAGTTATACGCTATTTCAAAGGACTTGGCTACTTATATATCAATTAACCA GCATGTCCTCCACAAGTATGCGAATGAGGATGTCTCTTTGGGAGCTTGGTTTATTGGGCTTGATGTGGAGCATATAGATGATCGGAGACTGTGTTGTGGCACCCCACCTG ATTGTGAGTGGAAGGCCCAGGCAGGCAACGTCTGTGTTGCTTCATTTGATTGGAGTTGCAGTGGAATTTGTAGGTCAGCTGAGAGGATTAAGGAAGTCCATCGACGCTGCGGGGAAGGTGAAAACGCTTTATGGAGTGCTTCTTTCTAA
- the LOC101293229 gene encoding NADP-dependent alkenal double bond reductase P1-like — protein sequence MSEISEEMRRTEVESREWYMAAYAPEGVPTSDHLKLRTVKISLALDSIPDQHLVLETLFISLDPFLRSRMTGREDGLCSPQYNLNEVVSAFGVGKVIRSKDSNFGEGDVVICPFLPVAEYCVLPSQALTTKIDPDAGVPLPEYLSMLGVPGFAAWVGIEVIAGPVKAGSNVFISAAAGAVGMYAGQLAKIKGCRVVGSTGSDEKVKLLKEEFGYDDAFNYHTESDFDAALSKYFPNGIDVYLDNVGGEMLEAVLNHVNHHAKIPLCGMISGYNKVWSEREGVRNLLNLIGKDVKMQGYMVFSYIDRFGDFTKEMESHLKQGKIVSKFKIINGIEKFLESLGSLFTSSNIGKLVIQVK from the exons ATGAGTGAGATTAGTGAAGAGATGAGGAGGACAGAAGTGGAGAGCAGAGAGTGGTACATGGCCGCTTATGCACCTGAAGGTGTTCCGACCTCCGACCATCTCAAACTCCGCACAGTCAAAATCTCCCTAGCTCTTGATTCGATCCCGGACCAACATCTTGTCCTCGAGACTCTCTTCATCTCCCTCGATCCGTTCTTGCGGAGCAGAATGACCGGCCGAGAAGACGGTCTCTGCTCTCCCCAGTACAACCTCAACGAG GTAGTTTCAGCATTTGGGGTTGGAAAGGTAATTAGGTCAAAGGATAGTAACTTTGGAGAAGGGGACGTAGTGATCTGTCCTTTCCTACCTGTTGCTGAATATTGTGTACTACCATCCCAAGCATTAACAACAAAGATTGATCCAGATGCTGGTGTTCCTCTGCCTGAATATCTCAGTATGCTAG GCGTACCCGGGTTTGCAGCATGGGTGGGAATTGAGGTGATAGCGGGGCCCGTAAAGGCGGGGTCAAATGTGTTCATTTCAGCCGCAGCCGGGGCGGTGGGGATGTATGCAGGGCAGTTGGCCAAGATAAAAGGGTGTAGGGTCGTCGGAAGCACCGGATCCGATGAGAAA GTAAAACTTTTAAAGGAGGAATTCGGATATGATGATGCATTCAACTACCACACAGAGTCAGATTTTGATGCTGCTTTGAGCAA GTACTTCCCTAATGGAATAGATGTTTACCTTGATAATGTTGGGGGTGAGATGCTTGAAGCTGTTCTCAACCATGTCAACCATCATGCAAAGATACCCCTTTGTGGCATGATATCTGGCTACAACAAG GTTTGGAGTGAGAGAGAGGGAGTGAGGAATCTGTTGAATTTGATAGGCAAAGATGTGAAGATGCAAGGGTACATGGTGTTTTCATACATCGATCGTTTTGGGGACTTTACGAAGGAGATGGAGAGCCACCTAAAGCAAGGAAAGATTGTTTCCAAGTTTAAGATCATTAATGGAATCGAGAAGTTCTTGGAGAGCCTAGGGTCACTCTTCACCAGCTCCAATATTGGAAAACTAGTAATCCAAGTCAAGTAA
- the LOC101300001 gene encoding autophagy-related protein 8C-like, with translation MLGFSRNVVVKKSYKSEVPLEKREAEAARIREQHPDRVPVIVEKAEKSDVPDIEKNKYLVPADITVGQLVFVIRKKIKLDADQAIFVFVKDILPPTAALMSSIYEENKDEDGFLYMTYSGESTFGTC, from the exons ATGTTGGGTTTTAGCAGAAACGTTGTCGTCAAGAAGTCTTACAAGTCGGAAGTCCCTCTCG AGAAAAGGGAAGCTGAAGCTGCTCGCATCAGAGAGCAGCATCCTGATAGAGTACCG GTGATTGTTGAAAAGGCTGAAAAGAGTGATGTGCCTGATATTGAGAAGAACAA ATACCTGGTGCCTGCCGATATTACTGTTGGGCAGTTAGTCTTTGTGATCCGGAAAAAGATCAAGCTTGATGCTGACCAGGCAATTTTCGTTTTCGTTAAGGATATTTTGCCACCTACAG CTGCTTTGATGTCTTCAATTTATGAGGAAAATAAGGACGAGGATGGTTTTCTTTATATGACATACAGTGGCGAGAGCACATTTGGGACGTGCTGA